A section of the Harmonia axyridis chromosome 2, icHarAxyr1.1, whole genome shotgun sequence genome encodes:
- the LOC123672850 gene encoding actin-related protein 3 produces the protein MAGRLPACVIDVGTGYTKLGFANNKEPQFIIPSAIAIKESAKVGDQSSRRLCKGVEDLDFYIGDEAFDATGYSIKYPVRHGLVEDWDLMERFLEQCIFKYLRAEPEDHYFLLTEPPLNTPENREYTAEIMFESFNVPGLYIAVQAVLALAASWISRSIADRTLTGIVIDSGDGVTHVIPVAEGYVIGSCIKHIPIAGRNITYFIQSLLREREIGIPPEQSLETAKAIKERYSYICPDIAKEFAKYDSDPGKWMKTYDGINSVTKQPFHVDVGYERFLGPEIFFHPEFSNPDFTIPISQIVDDVIQNCPIDVRRPLYSNIVLSGGSTMFKDFGRRLQRDIKRTVDARLKLSEALAGGGLTPKPIDVQVISHHMQRYAVWFGGSMLASMPEFYTVCHTKAAYEEYGPSICRHSPVFSTMT, from the exons ATGGCTGGTAGATTACCAGCTTGTGTTATTGATGTGGGCACAGG TTACACAAAATTGGGATTTGCTAACAACAAAGAACCTCAATTTATCATACCATCAGCTATAGCCATAAAAGAAAGTGCTAAAGTAGGTGATCAATCTAGTCGGAGGCTATGTAAAGGAGTAGAAGATTTAGATTTTTACATTGGAGATGAAGCATTTGATGCCACTGGCTATTCGATAAAG TACCCAGTAAGACATGGACTTGTCGAAGATTGGGATCTGATGGAAAGATTTTTAGAACAATGCATTTTTAAATATCTGAGGGCGGAACCTGAAGATCACTATTTTCTATTGACAGAACCTCCACTAAACACTCCTGAAAATAGGGAATACACAGCTGAAATAATGTTCGAATCATTCAATGTTCCTGGATTGTACATTGCCGTTCAGGCAGTTCTGGCGCTGGCTGCCAGTTGGATAAGCAGGAGTATTGCGGATCGAACATTGACAGGTATTGTGATTGACAGTGGAGATGGTGTTACACACGTTATACCTGTG GCTGAAGGTTATGTCATAGGAAGCTGCATCAAGCACATTCCCATAGCAGGGCGCAACATCACCTATTTTATCCAGTCGTTACTTCGTGAAAGAGAAATTGGAATCCCCCCAGAACAGTCATTGGAAACTGCCAAAGCAATAAAGGAAAGATACAGTTATATTTGTCCAGACATAGCCAAGGAATTTGCAAAATATGACAGTGACCCTGGTAAATGGATGAAAACCTACGACGGTATAAATTCTGTAACGAAACAACCCTTCCATGTAGATGTAGGATATGAAAGATTTTTGG gtcccgaaatatttttccatccaGAATTCTCGAATCCAGATTTTACAATTCCAATATCTCAAATTGTTGATGACGTAATACAGAACTGTCCGATTGATGTGAGAAGACCGCTTTATAGCAATATTGTTTTATCGGGGGGCTCCACAATGTTCAAGGATTTCGGCCGAAGGTTACAGAGGGATATAAAACGCACTGTTGATGCCAGACTTAAGTTGAGTGAAGCCTTAGCTGGAGGAGGTTTAACA CCAAAGCCGATCGATGTTCAAGTTATATCTCATCACATGCAAAGATACGCTGTTTGGTTTGGTGGTAGCATGTTGGCATCCATG CCTGAATTTTACACTGTTTGCCATACGAAAGCGGCTTATGAAGAATATGGCCCCAGTATTTGCAGACATAGTCCAGTGTTCAGCACTATGAcataa
- the LOC123672851 gene encoding uncharacterized protein LOC123672851 isoform X1: MNRKLLSVFFSALVCSTLGHEHLRAHELQRNNHAQARSIGSHHVRNHQQQCSYICPVPSPSPEINPSDSSISLVFIEETKVFAVVNTTEEVAIVFQIGEPIGLIVNGKTGVSIVVNIDKKTVVYYPSGCNDNLWKESKSSLVDYLKNLGPLTNVNNWKNGQSFKLNTVTKEVKTLLVSIVQFLDVALAIRVKTNPDAVINYLGAIIHTLLESSDVLELLLVRLKSTVNVILGGLSKVVNIAIGLKTIGLKLQGGIKSLLDLDINVSLLLGQNSGLNSLLDLLIQVGVRLDLTKVLGNLLQSPESILGLAVTLDGGIYVGISGITAVIYNIQLYAAKKISLEALIDVLIQVESDHHVKITREVLNNVLTRYFVLAKSQAAQYNTGSSWSTLNKFFQDIKDDKLVINGINVSTVINILISTSGSSSLGNIVKILTQLKSIVSLSKIVATLYFRLIYFVISGEGLVFIHQLLPDIKIAINLSSTTSILTQILSNVNVLQIVSYLLRLDIIGAITHLPVLGPILQALDSILTAVGLALEVTVTSALKAVGSILDDLKDIILFGLGRGGKAPADTGIAGLSLLGGGISVSITTSWSSTDKSSSSGSSSSKGTSVSPSSSGSSSPKGTSVLPSSSGSSSSKGTSVSPSSSKGSSSTAGITIGGGSSSSSGGSVGGSGSHSGGQSIGGGAASAGGSSAGGSGSNSGGQSIGGGAASAGGSSAGGSGSHSGGISAGGSAGSSGGSSAGGSGSHSGGISVGGSAASAGGNSVGGSASHSGGISAGGHSHSSGGQKGDGWSLGNIFGGDKATHGWSLF, encoded by the exons ATGAACCGAAAATTACTTTCGGTTTTTTTCAGTGCGCTTGTGTGCAGCACATTGGGCCATG AACATCTGAGGGCACACGaacttcaaagaaataatcATGCACAAGCACGATCTATTGGCTCCCATCACGTAAGAAACCATCAACAACAATGCAGCTACATTTGTCCTGTACCAAGCCCATCACCAG aaatcaaCCCATCTGACTCGTCAATCAGTCTGGTGTTCATCGAAGAAACGAAAGTATTCGCTGTGGTCAATACCACAGAAGAAGTAGCTATCGTATTCCAGATAGGCGAACCAATAGGCCTTATAGTGAATGGAAAAACCGGAGTTTCGATTGTCGTAAATATCGACAAAAAAACTGTTGTTTACTACCCCTCTGGATGCAATGACAATCTATGGAAAGAGTCCAAATCGAGTTTGGTGGATTATCTCAAGAATCTTGGTCCACTCACCAACGTCAACAACTGGAAGAACGGTCAAAGCTTCAAACTAAACACAGTAACGAAAGAAGTAAAAACTCTATTAGTATCAATCGTCCAATTTTTGGACGTTGCATTAGCTATACGAGTTAAAACCAATCCTGATGCTGTCATCAACTATCTTGGTGCTATAATTCACACATTGCTGGAATCTAGTGATGTTCTTGAACTTCTTCTGGTCAGACTTAAATCTACTGTGAACGTTATCCTCGGAGGCTTAAGCAAAGTTGTCAACATAGCAATTGGATTGAAAACCATAGGATTGAAACTACAAGGGGGAATTAAATCTCTGTTGGACCTTGATATTAACGTGTCGCTTTTACTAGGTCAAAATTCTGGATTAAACAGCTTACTCGACTTGTTGATCCAAGTTGGTGTTCGTCTAGATTTAACGAAAGTTCTTGGAAATTTACTGCAGTCTCCAGAATCGATATTAGGTCTTGCTGTTACCTTGGATGGTGGCATATACGTAGGCATATCTGGCATCACCGCAGTAATATACAACATACAACTATACGCGGCTAAAAAGATATCCCTAGAAGCTTTGATCGATGTGCTCATCCAAGTTGAATCAGACCATCATGTTAAAATTACTAGGGAAGTATTGAACAATGTTTTGACTAGATACTTCGTTTTGGCCAAGTCTCAAGCAGCCCAATACAACACTGGCAGCTCCTGGTCAACCCTCAACAAGTTCTTCCAAGACATAAAGGATGATAAGCTTGTCATCAATGGTATAAACGTATCGActgtaataaatattttgatttctaCATCTGGAAGTTCTTCTTTGGGTAACATAGTCAAAATATTAACTCAACTCAAATCTATCGTCTCTTTATCGAAAATCGTAGCAACGTTGTACTTCAGATTGATCTATTTCGTTATTTCTGGAGAAGGTCTTGTATTCATCCACCAATTGCTACCAGATATCAAAATAGCAATCAACTTGTCTTCTACTACCAGCATCCTCACTCAGATATTATCGAACGTCAACGTTCTTCAAATTGTTTCTTACCTCTTGAGATTAGACATCATAGGTGCCATCACACATCTCCCAGTTCTTGGTCCTATCTTGCAAGCACTCGACTCAATTCTCACAGCTGTAGGCTTAGCTCTTGAAGTCACTGTTACTTCGGCTTTGAAAGCAGTTGGCTCTATTCTTGATGATTTGAAGGATATTATACTATTTGGTTTAGGACGTGGTGGAAAGGCGCCAGCTGATACAGGAATCGCTGGTCTATCTCTCCTGGGTGGAGGAATATCCGTCAGCATTACAACGTCTTGGTCTTCTACTGATAAGTCCTCAAGCTCTGGTTCTTCTTCATCTAAGGGAACTTCTGTATCGCCCTCTAGCTCTGGTTCTTCTTCACCCAAGGGAACTTCTGTATTACCCTCCAGCTCTGGTTCTTCTTCATCGAAGGGAACTTCCGTATCACCCTCTAGTTCCAAGGGAAGCAGTTCAACAGCAGGAATAACCATAGGAGGAGGTTCATCGAGCTCCAGTGGAGGTAGTGTAGGAGGTTCAGGTTCCCACTCAGGAGGACAAAGCATAGGAGGAGGTGCAGCCAGTGCTGGTGGTAGCAGTGCAGGAGGTTCAGGATCGAATTCAGGAGGACAAAGTATAGGAGGAGGTGCAGCCAGTGCTGGTGGTAGCAGTGCAGGAGGTTCAGGGTCTCACTCAGGAGGTATCAGTGCAGGAGGATCTGCTGGTAGTTCGGGAGGAAGTAGTGCAGGAGGTTCAGGGTCCCACTCAGGAGGTATCAGTGTAGGAGGATCTGCTGCTAGTGCGGGAGGAAATAGTGTAGGTGGATCAGCTTCTCACTCAGGAGGTATCAGCGCAGGTGGCCATTCGCATTCTTCAGGAGGACAAAAAGGAGATGGTTGGTCCTTAGGAAATATATTCGGTGGAGATAAAGCAACTCATGGATGGAGTTTGTTTTAG
- the LOC123672851 gene encoding uncharacterized protein LOC123672851 isoform X2 yields MNRKLLSVFFSALVCSTLGHEHLRAHELQRNNHAQARSIGSHHVRNHQQQCSYICPVPSPSPEINPSDSSISLVFIEETKVFAVVNTTEEVAIVFQIGEPIGLIVNGKTGVSIVVNIDKKTVVYYPSGCNDNLWKESKSSLVDYLKNLGPLTNVNNWKNGQSFKLNTVTKEVKTLLVSIVQFLDVALAIRVKTNPDAVINYLGAIIHTLLESSDVLELLLVRLKSTVNVILGGLSKVVNIAIGLKTIGLKLQGGIKSLLDLDINVSLLLGQNSGLNSLLDLLIQVGVRLDLTKVLGNLLQSPESILGLAVTLDGGIYVGISGITAVIYNIQLYAAKKISLEALIDVLIQVESDHHVKITREVLNNVLTRYFVLAKSQAAQYNTGSSWSTLNKFFQDIKDDKLVINGINVSTVINILISTSGSSSLGNIVKILTQLKSIVSLSKIVATLYFRLIYFVISGEGLVFIHQLLPDIKIAINLSSTTSILTQILSNVNVLQIVSYLLRLDIIGAITHLPVLGPILQALDSILTAVGLALEVTVTSALKAVGSILDDLKDIILFGLGRGGKAPADTGIAGLSLLGGGISVSITTSWSSTDKSSSSGSSSSKGTSVSPSSSGSSSPKGTSVLPSSSGSSSSKGSSSTAGITIGGGSSSSSGGSVGGSGSHSGGQSIGGGAASAGGSSAGGSGSNSGGQSIGGGAASAGGSSAGGSGSHSGGISAGGSAGSSGGSSAGGSGSHSGGISVGGSAASAGGNSVGGSASHSGGISAGGHSHSSGGQKGDGWSLGNIFGGDKATHGWSLF; encoded by the exons ATGAACCGAAAATTACTTTCGGTTTTTTTCAGTGCGCTTGTGTGCAGCACATTGGGCCATG AACATCTGAGGGCACACGaacttcaaagaaataatcATGCACAAGCACGATCTATTGGCTCCCATCACGTAAGAAACCATCAACAACAATGCAGCTACATTTGTCCTGTACCAAGCCCATCACCAG aaatcaaCCCATCTGACTCGTCAATCAGTCTGGTGTTCATCGAAGAAACGAAAGTATTCGCTGTGGTCAATACCACAGAAGAAGTAGCTATCGTATTCCAGATAGGCGAACCAATAGGCCTTATAGTGAATGGAAAAACCGGAGTTTCGATTGTCGTAAATATCGACAAAAAAACTGTTGTTTACTACCCCTCTGGATGCAATGACAATCTATGGAAAGAGTCCAAATCGAGTTTGGTGGATTATCTCAAGAATCTTGGTCCACTCACCAACGTCAACAACTGGAAGAACGGTCAAAGCTTCAAACTAAACACAGTAACGAAAGAAGTAAAAACTCTATTAGTATCAATCGTCCAATTTTTGGACGTTGCATTAGCTATACGAGTTAAAACCAATCCTGATGCTGTCATCAACTATCTTGGTGCTATAATTCACACATTGCTGGAATCTAGTGATGTTCTTGAACTTCTTCTGGTCAGACTTAAATCTACTGTGAACGTTATCCTCGGAGGCTTAAGCAAAGTTGTCAACATAGCAATTGGATTGAAAACCATAGGATTGAAACTACAAGGGGGAATTAAATCTCTGTTGGACCTTGATATTAACGTGTCGCTTTTACTAGGTCAAAATTCTGGATTAAACAGCTTACTCGACTTGTTGATCCAAGTTGGTGTTCGTCTAGATTTAACGAAAGTTCTTGGAAATTTACTGCAGTCTCCAGAATCGATATTAGGTCTTGCTGTTACCTTGGATGGTGGCATATACGTAGGCATATCTGGCATCACCGCAGTAATATACAACATACAACTATACGCGGCTAAAAAGATATCCCTAGAAGCTTTGATCGATGTGCTCATCCAAGTTGAATCAGACCATCATGTTAAAATTACTAGGGAAGTATTGAACAATGTTTTGACTAGATACTTCGTTTTGGCCAAGTCTCAAGCAGCCCAATACAACACTGGCAGCTCCTGGTCAACCCTCAACAAGTTCTTCCAAGACATAAAGGATGATAAGCTTGTCATCAATGGTATAAACGTATCGActgtaataaatattttgatttctaCATCTGGAAGTTCTTCTTTGGGTAACATAGTCAAAATATTAACTCAACTCAAATCTATCGTCTCTTTATCGAAAATCGTAGCAACGTTGTACTTCAGATTGATCTATTTCGTTATTTCTGGAGAAGGTCTTGTATTCATCCACCAATTGCTACCAGATATCAAAATAGCAATCAACTTGTCTTCTACTACCAGCATCCTCACTCAGATATTATCGAACGTCAACGTTCTTCAAATTGTTTCTTACCTCTTGAGATTAGACATCATAGGTGCCATCACACATCTCCCAGTTCTTGGTCCTATCTTGCAAGCACTCGACTCAATTCTCACAGCTGTAGGCTTAGCTCTTGAAGTCACTGTTACTTCGGCTTTGAAAGCAGTTGGCTCTATTCTTGATGATTTGAAGGATATTATACTATTTGGTTTAGGACGTGGTGGAAAGGCGCCAGCTGATACAGGAATCGCTGGTCTATCTCTCCTGGGTGGAGGAATATCCGTCAGCATTACAACGTCTTGGTCTTCTACTGATAAGTCCTCAAGCTCTGGTTCTTCTTCATCTAAGGGAACTTCTGTATCGCCCTCTAGCTCTGGTTCTTCTTCACCCAAGGGAACTTCTGTATTACCCTCCAGCTCTGGTTCT TCTAGTTCCAAGGGAAGCAGTTCAACAGCAGGAATAACCATAGGAGGAGGTTCATCGAGCTCCAGTGGAGGTAGTGTAGGAGGTTCAGGTTCCCACTCAGGAGGACAAAGCATAGGAGGAGGTGCAGCCAGTGCTGGTGGTAGCAGTGCAGGAGGTTCAGGATCGAATTCAGGAGGACAAAGTATAGGAGGAGGTGCAGCCAGTGCTGGTGGTAGCAGTGCAGGAGGTTCAGGGTCTCACTCAGGAGGTATCAGTGCAGGAGGATCTGCTGGTAGTTCGGGAGGAAGTAGTGCAGGAGGTTCAGGGTCCCACTCAGGAGGTATCAGTGTAGGAGGATCTGCTGCTAGTGCGGGAGGAAATAGTGTAGGTGGATCAGCTTCTCACTCAGGAGGTATCAGCGCAGGTGGCCATTCGCATTCTTCAGGAGGACAAAAAGGAGATGGTTGGTCCTTAGGAAATATATTCGGTGGAGATAAAGCAACTCATGGATGGAGTTTGTTTTAG